AGGCTGGGCATTGTCCAAGCCCTGTTAGGAGAACCTGCTGTGGTCATTGTGGATGAGCCCACCGCTGGATTAGATCCGGAAGAGCGGGTCCGCTTCCCAATTTGATTTCCCGGCTGGGTATGGAGCGTATTGTGATTTTATCAACACACATCGTGGCTGACATTGAAAGCAGTTGCCAGTCCGTGGCCGTTCTCTCCCAGGGACGTGTGGCCCTCACAGGCACCCTGGAAGATCTTCGCCAACAGGCAGCGCATAAGGTGTGGGAACTTGAAGTGGAAGAAAGAGAGCTGGAACGTTATCAGCCCCACCAGATTATCTTAACCCAACGGACAGAGTATGGCTTGCGTGTCAAGGTCATCGCCAACGAAAAACCTGCTCCAGGGGCCATTGCGGTTCCTCCGTCACTGGAAGAGGGCTATATGGCCTTGATTGGAGGGAAAGCAGATGAGTAAATGGTGGCGTCAGCTCCGATTAGAGCTGAAATTGATCTTCAGTAACAGATTCTTCCTTGTGTTGCCGGTTTTATTCGGTGCTTGGATGCTGTACTCACTCATGAATGTCCCAGACTACAAACCTTACAATCTGATGATCAATATCTACGATTTTCATAAATTGGGACACACCATGTCCCTGGGGGCAGCCATGTTACTGGGGATTTTGTTGGTGCGCAGGGACAGCAACCCAACTACCTATGACTGGCTCGGTTCCTGGCCTGTCCCTCCCTTTATCTTGGTGTCAGCCAAGTTTGTGGCTGGATTTCTGTATTTATCCACCTTTACGCTGGTCATGGCCGCCGTCTTCATTGGAGTGGGATATTACAGGGGTCTGACATGGTCCCACATGGCAGGCGCATTGGCTCAATATATGTTGCAATATGAATGGGCTTATGCCGTCACATTGGCTTTAGCCATGTTTTTGGCTGCGGCCATAAGACTGCGGATCGTTTATTTAATCGGTTTTTGTGCCTGGATGTTTGGCACATACTTTATGGATATTTTTTTTTGATGTCCCGCTCCCAGCTTTATTTTCTGAAAACCTTCCATCTCAATCAGTTTACAGTGGACTCTCTGCTCAGCAATGATGTGTGGGGCTGGCAGTTGCTTAGTGCAGAGATTTGGCTGTCCCGTTTGTTTGTGGCTGCATTTACCGTGATGCTGATCATGTGGATCACTGCCATCGACGTTAACAGAAGGCCGGCTGAGAGGGGAAGAATCTGGATCTATGCTGGCTTGGGTGCTGTCTTGCTGAGTGTGATCGTCTTTCTGCCCTATGCCAAGTTGTGGGAGGAACGGTATGCCCTGCACAATACTTTCGTTCAGGAAAGTTCCATTCCCATTGACCGTGAGGAGGGAACACACTTTCAACCCGGTTTTGCCGTCCAATCTTACGACATTCAACTGGAACAACACCATCAAAACGAATTGAAAGGAACAGCCACGCTCACATTTTTAACGGCTGATGTGGCTGAACAACAATCCCTCTATTTCACTTTAAACCGTCTGTTTAACGTCACAAAGATTGAGCTGAATGGTAAGGAAGTTGACTTTGAGCGTGAAGGTGACACGCTGCTGATTCGGCCTGAAATCCTGGATCAACAACTTGAACAGCAGGTGATGAACATTGAATACGCAGGAAGATTATTCTTGTGGGGATTTAATCACTACCACGAAACCTTGCACGGCTTTGTCCAAGGGAAGCATGTCTTTCTGCCTGCCCACCTGGCCTGGTACCCTTTACCTGGGAAACGGCCCCTTTTTGACCTGGGTTACTTTACAAAGAATGACAAACCAACTTATTATCTCCGGGCTCCTGAACCGCTTCAACGGAACTTTCTTGGGCTAAACCCTGTGCCGTCAGAATATACCATTACGTTAAGTCAGTTTGAGGGGGATGTGTTTACCACAGCCGATCACAAGGTGAGCCGCGACCCACAGCATCATGTCCAGCAATTTTATATCGCTGAAGCGGAAGGCGTCACATTATTAGGGGGAAACATGACCGAGAACCCCGCTGGGCAGGCCTACAGCGTTGTATCCTCTCCGGTGTATGAGGGAGAAATCAATCTGTTTTTGGAAGATATGGAACGTATGGAGGAATATTTCAGCCAGTGGCTGGAAGAACTGCCACCATTCTCCCGCTCCGTTTTCTATCTTCCTATTGGCAGTTTAGGTATGGAAAGATATTACTCCCTTAACGTTCATGTGTTGGATGATTCTTTTGTCTTCTTTGAAGACAGGGTACCCGGCTTCATTGATGACCGGCGGTATCAGCTTGAACGGGAAAGTCTCCTCCAATACCTTATTTATTTGCGGCTGTTTAAGGATTATGATTTCCGGGGCTATATACATGAAGGTACTACCATTGCTCAGGCTGTATTCGACTCCATTTATTATCTGTATTTAAAAGATGGACCTTCAGATGAGTAACGACGAAATAATGGAACGGGTGACGTATCCGCTTGAGGAACCATCAGACACGGAGACTGACCAAGCCCCTGATACAGTTGTGATTAAAATGGTCCTAGAGGCTTTACAACAGGACAAAACCGCAGAACTGAAAAAAATCTTAAAGCATTTTTACAAGCGTATCTTGGCAGATGAGCGGGACCTCCGCTACCCGGTGATTACATTGGAAGAATGGCAGGAACAATGGAAGCAGGTGATGGGCGAGTGAGTGATGTTGTTCAGGACTTAAAAGGGTTGAAAGGCCCCTTTCTCCTGGCCATAGTTGGCTGTTACTTGGGTTATGTGACCCTGATTGCCACTTCCCGTTATCCGCGGGACCTGTTTTTCTTAAATGAAATGTTTATGCTGCCTGTGGTCAGCATGGCCACGGTCATGTTTTACCAGCGGGAGCTGGGCGGTTACTTTTCAGAGATTTACGCCACATTCCCCGTTTCCATGACAGGGATGATTTTGCGCAAGCTGGGGCAGTTGCTGGTGTTTATAACCGTATTTCACCTGGCCTGGACCTGGGTTTACCTCAGCTCGTTTGGTAAAATGGAAACACTGGTCTATTCCTATCATAATCAGCCGCCTTATTGGGGAGAAATCTCCTGGCTGCAATTATTCAGCCAAAGTGTTCCGACTTATCTCTTGCTGGCCGTGCTCACCTTATTGGGCATGGTGCTCACCAAAAAAATCTACGGGGGACTGGGCGCCGGATTTTCCCTGTGGATACTGGAGGGGCTGTCCAGGGGAGAGATGTTACAAGACTTAACGCTGTATACCGTCTATCTTCCCGAATCCCCCGATAACACGGCCTTTGTTGTTAACCGGATGTTGCTCATAACGATCAGTCTGGCGCTCTTGACATTGTCCATTTATTGGGCCAACCAACGGCACAAATGGATCATCACAGATGAACCCAATTAGGGAGGGGCTAACACATGGTGTCAGATGAAGAATTAATCCGCGCCTTTAAACATGGAGATAAAGCGGCATTTGAGGCCTTTGTTCACCGTTATCACAGTCCCCTGCTAGGCTTTTTGCAACGCATGCTGCATGATACGGAAAAAGCGGAAGATTTGGTACAAGAGACATTTATCCGGGTGATGCGCTATGTCCACAAGGAGCAGCCACCGGCCAAAATCAAGCCTTGGGTCTACCAGGTGGCCCTTAACTTGTGCCGGGATTACTGGAAGAGCGCAGGGTACCGCTCGGAAAGAAGGGGGTTGGAGCAGATTCCTGAACAAAAAGATCCCCGCCCTTCCGTGATCGAAATCTATGAACGCCAAGAAGAACGGCAGGCCATCATCCGGGCACTGGATCTGTTGCCTGACATCCAAAAACAGATAGTCATCTTAAGGTTTTATCAAGAGCTGAAATTACAAGAGATCAGCGACACACTCAAGCTTCCCTTAGGTACGGTTAAAACTTATTTGTATCGAGCCTTAAAAACCCTGAAGTCCACTTTAAACGAGGGAAAGGAGGAAACCCAGCGTGAACAAAGAATGTCTTGACCAGGAACTGGAACAACTGGAACAGGAATTATCAGAACCTTTGTCAAGATATCAAGTGAAACCGGCCTCGGCAGAGGATACACAACGTCTGTTAACCCAGTTGGAAAATGAGTTGGACACCTATCCCTCTCCATTTTACATGTCTCACAAAGCAAACCCCTTGATTCAAAATCGGCCTTCCCTGTGGCGCTTTTGCCGGAGCCAGTTGCATACCTATCAATGGCCTTTATGGCTGGCCAGCATAGCTGTCTTTGTCATGCTGACGTTAATATCTGATCCGTCCCGCTCAACCATGATGTATATTGACCTGCCTTTTGCTCATTTTATCCCGCTGTTTATTTTGATCGGCACGCTATATCATTATCAGACCTGGAATAAAGAAATGCGCCTGGTTGAAATGATCACCCCTTATCCTCCGGCATTATTGCTGTACAGCCGTTTGTTAATGGTGCTGGTGATCAATTTAGGATTGGGGTTGATCAGTTCTCTGTTCCTGGTTTTCAAGTCTGAAGGCTTTGCCCTGCACATCTTTCTAATAAGCTGGGTTGCCCCGGCCTTCTTCTTGCTCGGCAGCTTGGCATACGTCATGTTTTGGAGAGGGATCAAGACCGGATTTGTGGTGGCTTTCATGTTGTGGGCCGCTTTGGCCTGCCAACCTTACCTGACCTTTGATCCTGCCCAGTGGAAAACACTGTTGTTCACAGGACATATCTGCTTACTGATCGCCGGCACCGGATTGCTGTGGCTGGCATATAAACAGGTGTTGAACCAGTACAAAGTGACCCATCTATTACTGAAATAACCAAATGTGAGGAGCACCGGACATGATTGAAATCCGAGCTTTAAACAAAGCATTCAGCCATTTTCAATTGTCCATAGACCACTTAACTCTTCATCCAGGGATCACCCTCGTCGCAGGAAAAAATGGAGCAGGAAAGTCAACCCTGCTCCATATACTGGCCACTGTTCTGGAACCAGACCGGGGACATGTTGTTTATGCCAATGATCCTGACTGCCCCTTGCCGCTGATCCGTTCCGAGATTGGATTTTTGCCAACAGGTATTGAGCTGTACCAGAACATGACAGTGTCAAGATTATTGACCTATTTGGCTGAGTTAAAAGGAAAAGGCTTGGATCAAGCCAGCCGGCACTCATATACAAAAGAATTGCTCCAGCTGTTTTCTCTGGAATCTGTGCAAGATCACAAGCTTAAGTACTTATCCCAGGGTTATCAACAGCGGGTGGCGATTGCCCAGTCCTTGATCGGCTGGCCCCATTTTTTGTTCCTGGATGAGCCTTTAACGTTTCTGGACAGTATAGAAAAAAGACGCGTCATCTCGGTTTTAAGGCGACACTATCACCGGAGGAGAATGGCGGTTGTGGTCACCCATGACCTTGACGAATGGGAAGGATGCTGCGACTATGTGCTGTGGATAGACGAGGGGCGCGTGAGGTTTTATGGTACTTCTGAACAATGGAAATTCTCCTCCTCACTCTATGCTTGGGAGGGCAAGATTAAAGCAGATGATCTGAAACGCCTTCCTCACACACACATCATTCGCTCTAAACCTTCAGAGAACGGGCTCTTCATTAGAGTCATCGCTTCCCGGAATCCCTTTCCCTCCTTTCAACCTGTCAAGCCAACCCTGGAAGATGCCTATTTTCTTCGTAAGTTGAACCTACAACAGGAGAGACATTCACCCTGACAAACGACGGAGGCGGCCCAGAAATGGCCGCCTCTTGCCTTGCTATCTGTGTTCTTAAATGATATTGAGGTTAAAAAATGAAATGGGCCATCAGCACAATGACAGGCAGGGTGATCAACGTCCGCTGCAGGAAGATAATCATCAGATCCAGTAAATTTAAACCCAGCTTGGACCGGAGCAAGATAACACCCACTTCAGACATATAGATGAGCTGGGTGACTGACACACAAGCAATGATAAACCGGGTCATGGGATCCTCAATTCCCGTGCCAATGACAGCTGGCAGAAACATATCGGCAAACCCGACCACCATGGCTTGGGCCGCTTCTGCTGCAGCCGGTACCTGCAGCACGCTTAAAATAGTCACAAACGGATAACCCAGGTAGACAAACAGCGGGGTGAATTCAGCAATGATCAAGGCCAGTGTACCCAAAGCCATGACGAGGGGCACAACACCGATCCACATTTCTAAAATATTTTGGACGCCCCGCTTAAGCACGGCGCCTATACTTTTCACTTCAGCCGCTTTAGCCGTGGCCTGCAAAAGCCCGTATCTCAAGGCTGAAATTTCTTCGGGAATGGTTTCATTAATTTGCTTGCCCACTGGCTCATAATAGGTATCCTCTTTGCGGGATAAGGGCGGAGTACGGGGCATAACAATAGCTGCCACAATGCCGGCCAAAGTCACGGTAAGATAAAAGGGAACAAAGAGATGACCGAGGTCAAGGAAACTGATTACAACCAAACTGAAGGTGATGGAGACCACTGAAAAATTGGTGGCAATGACAGCTGCTTCCCGCTTCGTGTAATAACCTTCCTCATATTGTCTGCTGGTTAATAGCACCCCAATGGTGCCGTCTCCCATCCACGAGGTCAGGCAGTCAATAGAGGAGCGGCCCGGTAAGGTAAACACCGGACGCATAATTTTGGTCATTAACGCGCCAACTAGCTCCAGCAAGCCAAATCCCAAAAGCAGGGGCAAAAACAGCCCGGCAAAGACAAAAATCGCAGCCAGCACCGGTACCAGGTCAGACAGAACAAGTCCCCCTGTATCTTCCGACCAGATAAAAGCTGGACCAATTTCATACAGAGTCAGCACCGCAAAAACGGCACCCAGGATGCGCATGATAAACCAGAAATAACTGACATCAAACAATCCTTTTAAAAACGGCCGGTTTAAAATGGCTTCCGGTTTGAGCCATTTGGTAATTGCTGTAACAATGACAGTTGCAATAAACACGAGGGTCATGAAAGGAGGCAGAATGGCATGAAATTGCCCTTCTGCCCATTTGGCCAGCCAAGCCACTAAGATGGTCACTTCACCTTCATAGCGAAACGGTACCATAAACAACACAATACCCATCAAAGAAGGAATAGCAAATTTTAAATAGTCTGCCCTGGTGGGTGAAAAGTCTAGTCTGTTCAGTTTCATGACGTCAATGCCTCCGTCTAGTTGATATATACCATGGTGATTTTATCTCTACAAATAATTGTTGTAAATAGTATTCGATCAATTGATTAATATTAGACCTGTTATCATGTCCACAAGACGGCGGCTGGATATGTTCTGTTTCACGTTATGACACTCACCTTAATCATCCTTACATCAGGTCTCTCTCAACTGCCGGGCGGCTTCCACCATCATCTGTAACTTTGCAAAGGCCCGCTCCGGTGTATTCATCGGCCTCTGGGCAAACGTGCCAAAGCCGCAATCCGGATTGAGGAAAACAGTCATATCAGGCCGCAGACGGTTCAGCTGTCTGACCTTGGCCACAATCTCATCCGGATGTTCTATCCGATCCGTGCGGGGATTTACCACCCCCAGTCCAATTTCCTTTTCTCCTACTTCTCGAAGGGCTTCAAGCTCTCCCGCTCTGGGCGTAGCATATTCCAGAATCAATTGATCGACATGCATTTCAGCTAAATAAGGAATCAGCGGGAAGTAGGGCCCTTTCAAGAGGACGGATTCATTGGTGCTCCAATTGCCCCGGCAGATATGGACCCCAATGCGGGTTCCCCGTCCTCTGAAGCCACTGGTCACCTGATTGATTAAATCGGTGGCGAAACGCAGCTCTTCCTGTGCATCTTTTTTGGCTGTCAACGCCCCGCACATGAAGGTGCGGTTTGCATTTTTCTGGGTAAAAACCAATTCGGTCAAGACCGGCTCATCCAGTTGGACAAAGGCGACACCAGCCTCAATTAAGTCGTTTAACTCTTCCCGTAACACACGAACCACATCAGTTGCCAGATCTTCCTTGGTTGGATAGGTACTCTTGGACAATCCTTCCACCCACATGGAACGTGTCAGCAGGTAAGGGCCAGGCAAGGCCACCTTGACCGGACGGTCAGTATGCTGTTTGACAAACAAATATTCATCCAGGGCTAGCGGTTTCTTTCGTCTGATGGGGCCCACAGCTGCCGGATTAGTTAAAGAATAGGCCGGCACGTCAAGTGTTCCCAGGATTTCTTCAAAACTGGCCTTGTCTTCGATATAGTCCAGCAACTCAGACACTCTTAACATGTTCACGTTTTCCAGCTTTTCAGCCACAAAGGAGACGAAATTGTCCCGTCGCTGCTCACCGTCTGAGACGATATCCACACCGGCGTCATGCTGGTAGCGCAAACAGGCCAAAACAGCTTCATCAGCCACCTGTTGAAATCTCTCGTCTGTCAGGCGGCCTGCCCGTTTATCACGCAATGCCTTCAACAATGTTTTGGAGCGGGGCCAGCTGCCAACCACCGTTGTGGGATAGTCAGGCAAGCTCATTCATCTCCCTCCTTTCTCCGTCTGGCTAGTAAACGATTTTCAACTCCACATCAAGGTTCACCGCTTCTTTTAACGTTTGATATACAGGAGAGCGCTGGAGGGTGGTCTCCCAAATAACCTGCAGTTCCTCTTCCTCGGCGGGTGAAGAGACATACATGGTTCCGCTCACAGCTTTCAGGCGAGGTGTACCTTCATCCTCCAGTTGCAAATGATAAAGCACATTGTCCAATCCGCCTTTTAAGGTCAACTCCAGCTCATCGATCTCTATATGCTGCCTGGAGGCGATCGCTTTAAAGCCGACAGCAAGATCAGAGCCTAAAGCAGCCAAGAGATAATCAATGGCACTGGGGGCATCCACCTTGGAACCGAAGTCGGCCGGCTGACCGGCATAGAAGGTGTGATTCCGGGCATGAACCTTCGCCGTGAGGCCTTCTTCTCCCTGGATCCGCA
The DNA window shown above is from Caldalkalibacillus uzonensis and carries:
- a CDS encoding cobalamin-independent methionine synthase II family protein — encoded protein: MSLPDYPTTVVGSWPRSKTLLKALRDKRAGRLTDERFQQVADEAVLACLRYQHDAGVDIVSDGEQRRDNFVSFVAEKLENVNMLRVSELLDYIEDKASFEEILGTLDVPAYSLTNPAAVGPIRRKKPLALDEYLFVKQHTDRPVKVALPGPYLLTRSMWVEGLSKSTYPTKEDLATDVVRVLREELNDLIEAGVAFVQLDEPVLTELVFTQKNANRTFMCGALTAKKDAQEELRFATDLINQVTSGFRGRGTRIGVHICRGNWSTNESVLLKGPYFPLIPYLAEMHVDQLILEYATPRAGELEALREVGEKEIGLGVVNPRTDRIEHPDEIVAKVRQLNRLRPDMTVFLNPDCGFGTFAQRPMNTPERAFAKLQMMVEAARQLRET
- a CDS encoding sulfurtransferase TusA family protein, translated to MIMKADAMCDGGDLDCGSGLLLIIKKNMDPLAPGQVLEVRSRERSVAEDLPAWCRMVEHEYLGAEPGVNWTSYFIKKGGQDDQLEQDLEAARGYQWSVRIQGEEGLTAKVHARNHTFYAGQPADFGSKVDAPSAIDYLLAALGSDLAVGFKAIASRQHIEIDELELTLKGGLDNVLYHLQLEDEGTPRLKAVSGTMYVSSPAEEEELQVIWETTLQRSPVYQTLKEAVNLDVELKIVY
- a CDS encoding ATP-binding cassette domain-containing protein, with the translated sequence MIEIRALNKAFSHFQLSIDHLTLHPGITLVAGKNGAGKSTLLHILATVLEPDRGHVVYANDPDCPLPLIRSEIGFLPTGIELYQNMTVSRLLTYLAELKGKGLDQASRHSYTKELLQLFSLESVQDHKLKYLSQGYQQRVAIAQSLIGWPHFLFLDEPLTFLDSIEKRRVISVLRRHYHRRRMAVVVTHDLDEWEGCCDYVLWIDEGRVRFYGTSEQWKFSSSLYAWEGKIKADDLKRLPHTHIIRSKPSENGLFIRVIASRNPFPSFQPVKPTLEDAYFLRKLNLQQERHSP
- a CDS encoding RNA polymerase sigma factor, translating into MVSDEELIRAFKHGDKAAFEAFVHRYHSPLLGFLQRMLHDTEKAEDLVQETFIRVMRYVHKEQPPAKIKPWVYQVALNLCRDYWKSAGYRSERRGLEQIPEQKDPRPSVIEIYERQEERQAIIRALDLLPDIQKQIVILRFYQELKLQEISDTLKLPLGTVKTYLYRALKTLKSTLNEGKEETQREQRMS
- a CDS encoding YjiH family protein, which gives rise to MKLNRLDFSPTRADYLKFAIPSLMGIVLFMVPFRYEGEVTILVAWLAKWAEGQFHAILPPFMTLVFIATVIVTAITKWLKPEAILNRPFLKGLFDVSYFWFIMRILGAVFAVLTLYEIGPAFIWSEDTGGLVLSDLVPVLAAIFVFAGLFLPLLLGFGLLELVGALMTKIMRPVFTLPGRSSIDCLTSWMGDGTIGVLLTSRQYEEGYYTKREAAVIATNFSVVSITFSLVVISFLDLGHLFVPFYLTVTLAGIVAAIVMPRTPPLSRKEDTYYEPVGKQINETIPEEISALRYGLLQATAKAAEVKSIGAVLKRGVQNILEMWIGVVPLVMALGTLALIIAEFTPLFVYLGYPFVTILSVLQVPAAAEAAQAMVVGFADMFLPAVIGTGIEDPMTRFIIACVSVTQLIYMSEVGVILLRSKLGLNLLDLMIIFLQRTLITLPVIVLMAHFIF